One genomic region from Prunus persica cultivar Lovell chromosome G3, Prunus_persica_NCBIv2, whole genome shotgun sequence encodes:
- the LOC18782237 gene encoding mitochondrial phosphate carrier protein 3, mitochondrial, whose amino-acid sequence MALSEKHSRESLIPSFLYSSSSSTKTLALEKMLHTRPSGFTSNVNIEGASAGKGLVIPSPSEPSKKIELYSPSFYAACTFGGILSCGLTHMAVTPLDLVKCNMQIDPAKYKGISSGFGVLLKEQGAKGFFRGWVPTLLGYSAQGACKFGFYEFFKKYYSDLAGPEFSAKYKTLIYLAGSASAEVIADVALCPFEAVKVRVQTQPGFARGLSDGLPKFVKSEGALGLYKGIVPLWGRQIPYTMMKFASFETIVEMLYKYAIPRPKDQCSKSLQLGVSFAGGYVAGVFCAIVSHPADNLVSFLNNAKGATVGDAVKKIGLVGLFTRGLPLRIVMIGTLTGAQWGIYDAFKVFVGLPTTGGAPPPVAAATELAKV is encoded by the exons ATGGCTCTCTCAGAAAAACACTCGCGTGAGTCTCTGATCCCTAGCTTCCTCTACAGCTCCTCATCGTCCACCAAAACTCTAGCGCTGGAGAAGATGCTCCACACCAGGCCTAGCGGCTTCACCTCCAATGTGAACATCGAAGGAGCGTCGGCCGGGAAGGGCCTGGTCATTCCGTCGCCGAGCGAGCCCTCCAAGAAGATCGAGCTGTACTCGCCTTCCTTCTACGCTGCCTGTACTTTTGGAGGGATCCTCAGCTGTGGTCTCACTCACATGGCCGTCACTCCTCTTGACCTCGTCAAATGCAATATGCAG ATTGACCCAGCAAAGTACAAAGGCATATCATCTGGTTTTGGAGTTCTACTCAAGGAGCAGGGCGCCAAGGGCTTCTTCAGGGGATGGGTGCCTACGCTCCTCGGTTACAGTGCCCAGGGTGCCTGCAAGTTTGGATTCTATGAGTTTTTCAAGAAGTACTACTCTGACCTTGCTGGACCAGAGTTTTCTGCCAAGTACAAAACCTTAATCTACCTTGCTGGTTCTGCATCTGCTGAGGTCATTGCAGATGTTGCACTTTGCCCCTTTGAAGCAGTCAAGGTCCGGGTACAAACTCAACCTGGATTTGCTAGAGGTTTGTCAGATGGACTTCCTAAGTTTGTCAAGTCTGAAGGTGCTCTTGG gttgtacaagggtattGTTCCTCTATGGGGTCGTCAAATTCCGT ACACAATGATGAAGTTTGCATCCTTCGAGACCATTGTGGAGATGCTCTATAAATATGCCATCCCTAGACCTAAGGACCAGTGCTCCAAATCTTTGCAGCTTGGTGTGAGTTTTGCTGGAGGATACGTGGCTGGTGTTTTCTGTGCTATTGTTTCTCATCCTGCTGACAATCTTGTGTCTTTTCTCAACAATGCCAAAGGGGCAACAGTTGGTGAT GCTGTGAAGAAGATTGGGTTGGTCGGTCTCTTTACCCGTGGGCTTCCTCTTCGTATCGTCATGATTGGAACTCTTACTGGAGCTCAGTGGGGAATCTATGATGCATTCAAAGTTTTTGTTGGGCT GCCAACAACTGGTGGTGCCCCTCCTCCTGTTGCTGCTGCCACAGAGCTTGCTAAGGTGTAA